Part of the Rhipicephalus sanguineus isolate Rsan-2018 chromosome 5, BIME_Rsan_1.4, whole genome shotgun sequence genome is shown below.
CAACGGACACAGATAAAAGAGACAGGACTAAGCGAAAGCTTTGTCCAGTCTCTTTTTCTGTGTCGTTTGTTTTCTTACTGATATTTCATCTTCAAAGGTTCTACATATGATATTATGCTACATATAGTGATTATAGCACATGCACGTTGTACATACGGTCAGAATACGTCCGGTGTGCATTTCGGAAGATGAATGAAAATCGAAAGGCGTTAGTGTCACATTTCTCCAACaatattttcgcgcagaatgcAAGGAAAACACATAGTAGTACTTCGAGCTAAGTCAAAATCATGTGGGCAAATGCTGTCCTATATTAACGACGTGCCTTAAAGGTAGCAGAAAGAGGTAGAATGAACACCTAAGCGGCTGAGGCCAGCAGCTTTAGGAACACAATTACACACAACCTCTTTCGCAACTTCCTACCGAAAATTGATCACCTGGAGTTTACCGAACAGGTGTACAGCTCGTGTCTTATCGTTTTACTCCGCAAAATAAAGCGAGTGCGACGATCAAAAGCGACAATCTAGACGGCACGCAAGGGAGGGGCGGTTCGCTTTGCGCATCTTGTGCAGTCAGCGGAATTCGCAGTCGCTTCTCCAGACCGAGTTAAAAGGAGGACGGAAGCTTAAATTTGGCTGCGGCATAGTGCTTTTCGCAGCAAACTGGGGCAAAAGAAGACAGCGCTTGTCTGAGAGAGGAGGTGGCACGTGGGGCTCCGAGCCACCGAGTGAGCTCGGTCGCTTTCCACAAAAGAGCCGACAGACAAAAGAAACAGCGGCGAGGGGATAAAAGAGTTGCAGCTACCAGGAGCGGTGGTTGGGAAGCGAGCGGAACAGTCCCTCAATAATTCATCGTTTACCGCATTTCGCGTACCGCAAAATGGCGCCGCGCGCGCCGCAGCTCCGAGCGGTTATACACGTATGTGCGCTATATACCTGTGACAAAAGCGTCCCGATCCGCCACCACTGCCTTCGCTTCACCTACCCGACaatcgcgaaagaaaaaaaattcatccCGCTCGCTCCTCCACAAAGTCGTTTTTCTCGCTGAAACGCACGCCCGGGCGCCATCTTTCTTCCTGATCCTCTCCATACACCTGTAGAAGGGGGTGGCCGGGCCCGCAGCAAAGGCAATGAATGGGAGGCGGGGGGATAAAAAAAACCGAGCGTGCTTAATGAACGATCCTAGTTTCAGACTCGGCAAGCGCTACCTGCTCCACGGGGAATAGAACGAGAAAAAGAGCAAAGGAAACGAAGTAAATTGAGAAAGACTGCGTATCCCAGTCGCTGAGGATGCGAGCCCGCACTCGATCGCGCCGCACCTGAAGTCCTCGCGTGTAGCGACAGCGCTCGGGTTTGCCGCTGCGCAACAACGGAACGACGGGCATAACGAGCAGGTAGGGACTCGAAAGGCAGCCGCCGCCGCAATCCAAAGGAACAGGTACGCGAGAGGTAGCATATATATGGCACGCCGGTTGCGCACACCCTTTCCGTTTTTCAGACGACCACTTTGATGTTGCTCTTGCGCGTTCATCGCCCATGAGTGGGCTTCTTGAAGAGGCCTCTGTCCTTCTctccttcttcctctctttctgccTTCCGTtcactgctctctctctctctctctctgtctctatctatctatctatctatctatctatctatctatctatctatctatctatctatctatctatctatctatctatctatctatctatctatctatctatctatctatctatctatctatctatgtggtTAGCTATCTCTATTTCCATCTACTGCTTCTTCTCTACCTCGAAAACGGGTGCATTCCACTCGATCACGTGAAACGGCGCCCCACACATCTTCAGCCTGCTGCTTCATGCTCCTTCCCtgcctcctttccctcttcctcggCCTCTCACTCCTCCAGTACCTCTTATAGTCTGACTGCCGCCATCGATATGCCGCTAATTACACGAGCGACTCATTACGGGCTTCGTTTTGCGTGTTGCACGCTTCCCCGCCGTACGAGCACGCGGCGCTGCTAGCAGCCCGGATGTATAATTAAACTGCACGCGCGCGATTCTGCGCGGGCGCGGGAAACACATCTGTGCGTACATACATCGCCGCTTATATTATACACCGGCCGGtgctctcgctctctctatttgATTACCTTGCTCGGTCGCCGCtatcgtgttttcttttcctggtgCTCCTTTTTTTCTGTACCTTTAGCGCGATTTATCCTTGCACTGCGGTTTGGCGAACGAGGACGCCGTCCAGAACGAACGGtggacggtaaaaaaaaaaagcgaatagAGCTGGTTTATTGCGGCTAAATTTCTGTGATGAAGTGTCCGATTGTTAACTATAGACTCTTGCCTGGCTCTGTAGTCTCTCTCTCGTTCCTCTGAAAACCAGCGCCTGATATGTCTCTTCTTTTTACTTTCAGAACGAGAAAAGCCAGACAATCTCGACAAACTGCAGGCTGACGCAGGTTGGTTGATACCCCCCGATATTCTCCTCCTTTTTTGTGTTGCCTAATGTTGCACTCCTCCATCTTCTCCCTAATACTGCCGAAACACGCGCGCGCTGCGCGAACGATAGCCGCGCTTTTGTTGCGCTGGATGGCAATTTGGCGTGCAGGCGCCGCATTTACCGAGTCGCCATTACGAGCGGTTCGCATTTTCTGTGCGGCGAATTTGGCGTTATTGTTGCCGCAGTTTTGATATATAAGTGCTTGCCTCTACGCTCACCGGTGTTTAACTTTAATGTCCGGACATCCAAGCGTCTTTCGTTATTTGTGCTAGCAGAAACAAACAGACGCCTTCAGAAGATGTTTCGTTTTGCAGTAAACCTTAAGCGTTCTCTCGGTCGTCATAACTTAAGGAACCTCGTTAAGCCGTAAACTCGAAAGCGGTTTAGAAGCGGTTAGTGGCGGTCGTCGTGGttcttggcgaagaaaaagaaCGTCGAATAAACTTAAACTTAACGGGTACAATTACGGCGCTTGATGTCCAATTATAACGCGTATGTACTGTGCACACATCTCAAAACAGTGTAATTGCATATTACATATGAAACGCTGCGACATCAGCCAAGTTAGTGGTACGTGGAAATATCAAGCAACATTGAAAGAATGCTACAGTTAGCATAATGAAATAGCATGACTTAGTGAAGTCTAATATGTACAATGCTGCATGTTGCAGAAGCGAGGAACCGATTGTTCTCTTTTGTCGAATAAACTGCGTGTCCCGTGTTCAGCTGCATTCTCGAGAGTTCCCGGTCTACGAGCGTTTTCGAGAGTGTACGTACTGCTGTTCTACATACCCTGAGGTAATTTACACTATAGTGACTATACCAAGTGCTACGACAGCGTTTATGAAATAGAGTGAAGTTTTGTTAGACCTCCAGCTAACGGTAACAGCACGacaggcttttcttttttctagtcTGTATGGTGTACTACAGCGCGGTGTCATACATACCATTAAGTGTCATAGTGCCAACATAGTAACAATGGAAGAAAAGTTAGCTGCAGTCATGGACCCATACGATCATTCTACCCATTGCGTGCGATCACTGATTAGCTTTCCtgtaatttatatatatatagcactgcCCTTAGTCGACCTTTCTGTTGGTTACTCGCATAAAAGATAGCCTCGGGATCTTCACATTGCACCTTTATTAATCACAGTCTCGCTTTTTGACCTCAGAAACTGTCAATCAATTATTCAATCAAAAGTGATTCGGAAAGTTTTTGAATGTGGTAAAGTTCAATGACAAGGCCGAGCGCTTGATCTACCATCACGCTCCGTTCCATGCTCGTAATGCGAGAAGTGGTTTTCACTGCATTAATACTGCGCGTGCAAAGAAGCCCGCTTTCGGAATTTCTCGCTTAGCCAATAATTTGTGCATTGCTCTTAGCTTTGTCGCGTTTTTGTCAGCATGTCGTAAGCCTTCATCGTACCGTGCTTACAGCGGTGGACAGACGCTCACCTGAAGTGGAACGCATCGGACTTCGGCGGCATCGGCGTGCTGCGCATTCCATCTGCGCAAGTCTGGAAGCCGGACCTGGTCCTCTACAACAAGTAGGGCTAAAATAATGCATTTGGACAACCAGGGCTTTCAGGAATAGTAACAAGAGCATTCAGGAATGACTCTTATGCCCATTAGAGCTTTCATTTTCATGACTGCATGCTCTTGAAAGACATGACGCGCGCAATGACATCAATGAGAGTTCTAGCAAACCTTGGCACCGAAAAACTAAACCGTTTGTTGGCTCAATGGCTCTTGCTGCGAGAAGCTGAGATGACCCCACAATAAGCACTGCAGCCGTTTTCTTCCTTGCACAGAATTGCACAGATACGGTGGTAACCCAGGTCGCTGTAGGAATGATTGGTTAGCGAGCCGTAGCAAAAGCGTGCACATTACAGGGACGGGCACCTGTTTGGTATgcgaccgggctagttggtggaaATCCATGATGTATTGCAGCGCGCACTTACACAAATGACAAACAGATAGCGACGAATgaaagacaagcgctgactgagcTTGTCGGACCAATGTTCGCATCCAGCGCTTGCGTTCGTCTGTCGTTCTCTCTTTGTCCCTTGTGTAAGTGCGCGCTGTAATGGATCATGAACCTGTTTACGAGTTGGAAATTATGGTCGCTTATTTTAGTTTTTTCAACGTGCcagaatcataggcgtgcgcaggattcttcATCAGGAGAGGGGCAGCAATGTTTCACCACAATCTTTCGCAGCGCACGCGGCGACTACCACGCTGGACACCTGGGCAGCAACGTGATCGTGCGATGGACAGGCGAGGTCCTGTTCCCGGTGCAGGCAGTATTGTCGAGCGCTTGCCGCCTGGACTTGCATTATTTCCCCTTCGACGTTCATCTCTGCCAGCTGCAGTTCGTGTCCTGGACGTACGACTCGCAACAGGCACGTCGTTCTTGATTCCGCCCACGCGTGACTTGATCCTTATGCCGAGAATTAACTTACAACGGGACGTTCCGGTTATGGAACCATATTTATAGAGTTTCGGGAGAGCGAAGTTCCAACAATGACTTAACACTGCATTGGCTGACAAAAACCAAGCAAACAGAGAGCTGTTGAAAATGTGGATGACCTAAGCAAGTTCATTCGCTTATACTTCGGCCATGAAAATCGTCTCATCTAGAAGACGTACAGAAATAATAAGCTCGGCTCTTACTTTAGCGTATTTTTCCTTCTCtcggcagaagaaaaaaaaaaggaattatactTGTTTCAATCAGCTCTGTGGCTCTCGGTCGCTCGAATAAGCGTCGCATTTATGTGCAAGTCttttcttctatctatctatctatctatctatctatctatctatctatctatctatctatctatctatctatctatctatctatctatctatctatctatctatctatctatctatctatctatctatctatctatctattaggggtgtgcgaatattcgaaagtttcgaatattcgtcgaatattacatccgaaatattcgtattcgattcgaaactcatgtattcgaaaagtttcgaatattcgataacgtcgaatattcgaaaaattcgaatatgcgattcgattatcatgcataaaataactcgtcttccacatttctgctgcgttcgtatagctaaaaccaTTGCCGAGaggacaataaagttgtttccatccaaacaataaagttgtttccatccaaacaataaagttgtttccattgccgagaggagcgacaaacatcgtaagtacacggaggcacgatatctgcctgcgacgagcgccccaatacgtatgatttattgctggtgcatctccgacgtgcagcgctcttggcgatcatgtaaccgtacattttcaatattatgcggccgtaacgtgccgcactaccactcgttcattaTGCggaaccacttctgaagaaagacagtgacccatgtgactggtggcggactgtaggcacattCAGAtaacccagtctggcaaagctttgccccatgtacctccctataccagccacttctgttccaagcgagcgtgccttttcagtggcaggggggggggggggctgatcatgtggagcaactcatatttcttcatgataacatctagtcattactttcattgtgccgtgatatttgcttctgttgtgatgtgcattgtgctagcctggacattgtgttctggagatagcagtgtatgttgtgttgccagtcaggctactgttttttttttttttcaaatagctacatgttaaataaaatattgttactgtggaggcatttttcctttgatattcgatattcgattcgatattcgaagggggatattcgtattcgattcgtattcgaaaaatttgatattcgcacacccctactatctatctatctatctatctatctatctatctatctatctatctatctatctatctatctatctatctatctatctatctatctatctatctatctatctatctatctatctatctatctatctatctatctatctatctagctttcttttcgtttcttaagaaaaacagcgcacaaaaaggCGTAGGCAAGAAAGTGAGGAAAAACACAAAGCGCTGCACTTACAATTGAAAGTATATGGGAAGGTAACATGAACTTATAAGCACAAAACTGCGcgtgtcttttcttttcttttctctctcattctctctatCTTTGACACTGTCTGGTCTTCCATTCTGACATCCTTATTTTCCTTAACCCCTTTACATGAGCACAGGGGGAGCATCCGGATAACCCCTGTCTTTCTCCCTCTATTTTGCTTCGTTCAGGTGGAGCTAGAGCCGGGCCAGACCACCGATGGTCTGGGCCGCTTTCTCAGACACGGCGAGTTCGAGCTGCTCGAGATGACCGTCGCGCAGCAGGCGCACCCGCCTCCGGACGCGTCGGCCTCGaccgtggcggcggcggcgacgtccACCGCTGCGGGTGAAGAGGGCGACGGCCTGGCAGCGACGGCGGCGCCCCAGTACCGCGGCGTCACGTACACCCTGAGACTTCGCCGGCGACCGGGATCGCAGCTGCTGCACCTGGTGCTGCCGTGCGTGGTGGTGAACGCGCTGGCCCTTCTGGGTTTCCTGGTGCCCTGCGAGTCCGGCGAGAAGGTGACGCTGGGTATCAACACGCTGCTCTGCCTGGCCGTCTTCCTGGTCGTGGTGCGAGACAGCCTGCCGCCCGCAGCCTCGGTTCCCTTGCTCAGTGAGTGGGCATTTGCGTTGTACTTCGATTAATAGCATTTATAAAAGATATGTGGGGAGTTCACGCTCACGTTGGTTAAAATTAAGGAGCAATAGGCAGAAAGATTAACTTTCGTGTTCACGAGGATAACTTGGGGGGCTAGTTGGCTTTGTATCTTAGAAACGTTACAGCGCACATATACGGAGGCGAAagacttgtttttttcttcttttgtccccgtctgtgTGTGGTGTAACGCTTCTAACTGTGTGCATCTTAATTAAATGATTTATATCGAGAAGAAAGTCATTAGGAATTAAAGGCCAGACTCTGCAACGAAATAAATGATCCTCCAGGACGTGTCATTGCAGGCAGGTTTGGTAAAGTGCGGTGGGTATCAGATATTAAGGcagtaaaaagagaaagaataacGAAGGAAACACGAAGAATATCAATATATAACGTTATCTGTGAGTAGTCCACATTTCTCTCAATGTCACTTATGTACATGCCAACAGACCACAGTACTTAGAAGGAGACCCCGCGATGAAGGCTATCTCTACGCTGCCGCGGTTAACGGAAGACATAGGCTCACTTTTGCTGCGAAATAATTTCCATGTGGAAAAAAAATCTCTAGAGAACACGAGCGAAACACAAATTCCTGAGAACGTGCGAGATCTTGAGACCCCCCTGCACGCCACGTCTACGCAGGCGTCTACTACGGCCTGAGCACGTGCGTGGTTGCGTGCACGACGGCGCTGAGTGTGGTGACGCTCAGCTTGCACCACCGGGGTTCCCGAGGTGCCGAGGTTCCGCGCGGACTGCGCCGGCTTGTGCTGGGATTTCTGGCCCGACTGCTGCTACTAGGCTGCTGCGGACCTAGTAGCGACGAGCGAAAGGTATCTTATATTCTAGGGTAGGGATCCTCAAGCCTTCTGGCCTTGGGGAGCCCCATTGGCTTTTCCAGAGCGCCGCGGAACCCCCAACTTTTTCATGTACTTTTAGCATGAGAAAAATCGAAATGAGCAAAGCATGGCGGGGGAGTTGATGGCGCTTCTCGATACGCCCAACCATGCCTTTAATCTCGAAGGTCATCGCTCTTGATATGGAACTCGCGCTAACGCATAGACAGATAGGTTAGCGATCCCCCACCCGTGCCGCGCAGCGCCGCAAGTCGCGTAAAGCACCCGCCGACCATACagtgcatgcttcaggcaccgcgcgccgtaagcaatgtgttcacgcaaacgaagcgctGGGCGTACAAAAGCCTGTTTTATCTTTTTGCTTAACAAAAAAAGTAAGCATGCCAGTCGCACTGTGAAAGTTCCATCGATCGTGAGGCTAAGCCGAAATGCTTGTGTAGCCCACAGCTCTGTCACGAAGCGATGACTCTTGCGCGTATATGAAAGCGCTCCTTGTGCATTTTCTGTACAAAAGCGATGTAATGCAGTGTTAAATCAGCATGTACAAAAACTGAGCCACGTGAACACCGGAGTACCATGAGCCACGAAGCGCCTAATGTCGTTTGAACTGTCAATACCTTCCATCTTGCAGAATTGCTG
Proteins encoded:
- the LOC119394751 gene encoding neuronal acetylcholine receptor subunit alpha-10-like yields the protein MKFPFMSPGLSSQLAKLGTAAGLWLFLCFGCSVCRADEQEYRLTRYLMSNYDPAVRPSFNSSLSLRVDLDLSLLQLLDVNEKSQTISTNCRLTQRWTDAHLKWNASDFGGIGVLRIPSAQVWKPDLVLYNNARGDYHAGHLGSNVIVRWTGEVLFPVQAVLSSACRLDLHYFPFDVHLCQLQFVSWTYDSQQVELEPGQTTDGLGRFLRHGEFELLEMTVAQQAHPPPDASASTVAAAATSTAAGEEGDGLAATAAPQYRGVTYTLRLRRRPGSQLLHLVLPCVVVNALALLGFLVPCESGEKVTLGINTLLCLAVFLVVVRDSLPPAASVPLLSVYYGLSTCVVACTTALSVVTLSLHHRGSRGAEVPRGLRRLVLGFLARLLLLGCCGPSSDERKNHHQRHDSSRESSKSSRLQPPSPSLDSDKLELDHIERYNFSPRLRHRKEFCAGLGGVLGGGVPPPPAPGPAVDGSSDEFEKQFLRVLAKVYQTIEKNELRVAERDRRDAVRGEWHQVAVVCDRFLLAAFLLSIAVAACVVLFSAAPQPNRP